aGAAAAACAAGTTTTTTTAAGAAAAGGGGTACTTAACTAAGCTTCTTATCAAAAGCATTTTTAATCTAAGTACTTAACTGAGCTTTTATCAACATCTTTTTAatgttaagtacttaactaagttttgatcaaattttttgaaactaagtttttttaagctaagtacttaactaagatttttatcaattttttttaaagctaagcacttaactaagttttgataaaaccaagtatttgataaagtttctttttaaaagaattcatctTCTTAGCTAAGAATTTTTACAAGGAATTCTgtttaaagttaaatattttatcaaaatctttttcaaacctaAATGTTTATCAAAATCCTGTTAGAGCTAAGTTTTTCTCTaactctttttcaaaaataattattttcaaaacttaagtttggctaagtttttgttgaaaaagataaatattttcaaagcatttctaatttaTTTAGGTGTtttaaaagtaattattttcaaaagctaagtttagctaaatttttttcaaaagctaagtcattttcaactcttaaaaattagctaagtttcttTTTACTACCTTTCAGGGGAACTTAAAGTTAAACAGAGTAAATTTTTTACTAtctttatatattaaataaattttctctctacttattttatttttgatttatgtcaaagggggagagagaagttaAAAGTTAAGAGTTAAAACATAATTTTTGTGAAAGAGGGagcataaggaagttttttttttacaaattattgtatttatgctcatgctaaAAATCCTTTGATTatcgttatgttttacttaactttgaaccaggttgccataattaaaaagggggagattgttggtgcggaagcaccagacgatcgaacatatgttttgattatgtcaaagggtccaaagttaagttgtcttgtgatctaataaggttaattgagcttgcaggaaaagccttaagttgtcttaAGCAAAAGTTccagtggattctaggcaggtggaaaaccctagggggtggtaaccctaggtgatgaaaagtttagctacggttaggcaagtggaaaaccctaggagtcggtaaccctaggtcataggggatgataaccctaggcggaaagtcttggtcaGGCGCTtcgggtaaaatcctagagtcagggactttaggttgaaatcctggtgatCGCGGACCGGGTGGAAGTTTGGacaggtcatggagcggacgtccagtatgaagaccggaagcctcgggcactgagcaaaagtcagtcagtctggaggaccggtctggtaaCAGGTAGCTTCtcttgagagaagtaggtgagggtgCATTCCCCCGTGAGGGAACATTAAGCGTCGGTTCGCCGATGgcgaaatccgaagtcagaattaGATAGTTCGGAAactgtcaaaataatttattatttcatattttattgtgctaactatattttgcaggatatgttttgtattttggactaatgCATCTTACAGGAAGAGAAAAGGACTTAAAATGAATAGTTCCCAAGGCGctctctatggagcttggaggtgcctcaggtacCTTAGTCGAAAGCCTCGCGCAACAAGGTGCGAAGGTGCCTTCTAAGGAGATGGAAAGTGCCTTGAATGCtggatggagggtgccctccatggagcttggagacgccttcgggtggataagcgGCACAAGCAGCGGAGGTTATCGGCACCGCGGAAATAGGGATAGAACCTTGGCTGAAGGCAcctcctatggaggttggaggcgccctcaatgactTACTTAAGCCTAGTTCGAGCAGAGGCAAATAAACAATTAAAGCTTGCAATCTTTCTTTcgtgtgctgctaacaaaatAATCTGGCAAAATCATAACACTACTCTGACGACCAGAAGCTCTCAATTTCAAACATCATTGTTATCGGTATAATATTTGGTAGCACTTTAATTCTTGTACTCTATTTGTAATATTTCAGACtaatagtgaattgtccaaaataaacactcaacgagtgtgggctttggagtaggagtcgtcacagactccgaaccaagtaaacctacTTGTGTCATTGTTTTCTTTAATTGTTCTTATTCCGCTACATTTACTCGATTATTTTAAAACGAACAAATTagtcatgagtgctattcacctcccccctataacgcttttcgatcctacaaatgcTTCAACCAATGCTGAATCTGAAGCCCAGACTGAGAAGAGCAAGAAACATAAGGATAATTTCTATGGGCTTGGTGCTGCAAAAAGGAAGAGGAACAATGAGGTAGTTATTGTCTAGTTTCTCCCTTTATGTTTAAACTGATTTCTTCAGTTACCAATAGGCATCTCACTGAGCACAGCAACCATGTTGTAGGATACGGTAATAGATCAATCACAAGTAGCTTCACATGCAGCTGGGGAAATGGAAGAGAGGGTAAAATGGAATTTGAACAGAGTGCTGAGCCAAGTAGTCCATCTGTGGCGACTGAGAAGCCTAGAGGGAAGCAAACAAAAGACAGCATCGACATCAGAGCACGGCGTGGCCAGGCAACAAACAGCCACAGTGTTGCAGAAAGAGTAAGCTCTTGCCACCTTCTGAAATGCCAGTTTATTCAGGAACACCTGTGAAAGCAAATTTACATGGTATAT
This window of the Zingiber officinale cultivar Zhangliang chromosome 3B, Zo_v1.1, whole genome shotgun sequence genome carries:
- the LOC121967903 gene encoding uncharacterized protein LOC121967903, translated to MSAIHLPPITLFDPTNASTNAESEAQTEKSKKHKDNFYGLGAAKRKRNNEDTVIDQSQVASHAAGEMEERVKWNLNRVLSQVVHLWRLRSLEGSKQKTASTSEHGVARQQTATVLQKE